A window of the Heptranchias perlo isolate sHepPer1 chromosome 37, sHepPer1.hap1, whole genome shotgun sequence genome harbors these coding sequences:
- the LOC137304494 gene encoding nuclear factor interleukin-3-regulated protein-like, which translates to MNMSAAESFQEVREPRTDHLQDLAAPPRTLDMCAPRLSFTDEAVSLLTTNSLLARSLLGTRQIKHKDSSSVNRRKREFIPDEKKDNSYWDKRKKNNEAAKRSREKRRVNDMVLEQRVIALLEENARLKAELLALKFKFGLIKDPSETPAVQNNPQPLRCITGVQPAFLPRPDNGYIIQPVDNKSFPPNNQQFGAGLGIEQQESCVVSEDSGISTPGSSSVGSPVFFEDHLSDQGKFSPHHEDRFETQLSSNSDIEVDIGRTYPSENIKPARSIELTEMVKSLPHKLRFKIGAGVEESTEVDVKVKMVQTALDNFARAVPEQPVGQVREQPQGCYTNTSMPQSDRGVGLVPPAWRAHVGLLPDESKSGLNYRYMQEAAHFSARGAPGYPKSTLKEDTTFKSENSILKNQLASLSAEVAQLKKMFSQQMYSNLN; encoded by the coding sequence ATGAACATGTCTGCTGCTGAATCATTCCAGGAGGTAAGAGAGCCAAGGACTGACCACCTCCAGGATCTTGCAGCCCCTCCTCGCACCCTAGACATGTGCGCTCCACGCCTGTCCTTCACTGACGAGGCCGTGTCCCTGCTCACCACCAACAGCCTTTTGGCTAGATCCCTGCTGGGCACTAGGCAGATCAAACATAAAGACTCCAGCTCCGTGAACCGGAGAAAACGAGAGTTCATCCCAGACGAAAAGAAAGACAACAGCTACTGGGACAAACGCAAGAAGAACAACGAAGCAGCCAAGAGATCCAGAGAGAAACGTCGAGTAAATGACATGGTCCTTGAGCAGCGAGTCATTGCCCTTCTGGAAGAAAATGCCAGACTGAAGGCTGAGCTCTTGGCTTTAAAGTTCAAGTTTGGTCTCATAAAGGACCCATCAGAGACTCCGGCTGTCCAAAATAATCCCCAGCCTCTACGCTGTATTACTGGAGTTCAGCCAGCTTTTCTGCCCAGACCCGACAATGGTTACATAATACAGCCTGTGGACAATAAGAGCTTCCCACCTAATAATCAGCAGTTTGGAGCTGGACTTGGGATAGAACAACAAGAGTCCTGTGTGGTGTCTGAAGACTCTGGTATCTCCACTCCTGGAAGCTCCAGTGTTGGAAGCCCTGTCTTCTTTGAAGACCACTTGAGTGACCAAggcaaattttctcctcatcaCGAAGACCGCTTTGAAACCCAACTGTCCTCCAACAGTGACATAGAAGTGGACATTGGGAGAACGTACCCAAGTGAGAACATTAAGCCAGCCAGGTCCATAGAATTAACAGAGATGGTCAAAAGTTTGCCTCACAAACTTCGGTTTAAGATTGGAGCTGGAGTAGAAGAAAGCACTGAGGTTGATGTGAAGGTAAAGATGGTACAAACAGCGCTGGACAACTTCGCCAGAGCTGTCCCTGAGCAACCGGTTGGCCAAGTCAGGGAACAGCCCCAAGGATGTTACACTAACACTTCGATGCCTCAGTCAGATAGAGGTGTTGGTTTGGTCCCACCCGCTTGGAGAGCTCATGTTGGACTCTTACCAGATGAGAGCAAAAGTGGCCTGAACTATAGGTACATGCAGGAAGCTGCCCACTTCAGTGCCCGAGGAGCTCCGGGCTATCCAAAGAGCACTCTGAAGGAGGACACTACCTTCAAATCCGAAAACAGCATCCTTAAGAATCAGCTTGCTTCACTCTCGGCTGAGGTGGCACAGCTGAAGAAAATGTTTTCTCAACAAATGTATTCCAATCTGAATTAA